DNA from Algisphaera agarilytica:
CATGGACACACAGATCGGGAGGATTCTCGATGAGCTCGAAGCCACCGGCCAAGACGAGGACACGCTGGTCATCTTCTCGGCCGACCACGGCCTGTCGGTCGGGCACCACGGCCTGATCGGCAAGCAGAACATGTACGAGCACAGCCTCAAAGCACCGCTCATTATTGCTGGGCCGGATTTGCCCGTGGGTGTGCGTCGATCCGAGCGTGTGTACATCCAGGACATCGTGCCGACGACGCTGGATTTCGCGGGCGTCGAGGTACCCAAACAAGTCGCGTTCCGTAGCCTGACCCCCCTGCTGCGCAACGCGCCCTACGAGGAATACGACACGATCTATGGGGCGTATCGCAACCTGCAGCGTGCGGTGATCCACGAGGATTGGAAGCTGATCTACTACCCCGCGGTGCCGAAGTATCGGCTGTTCGATCTCGCCCAAGACCCACAAGAGATGAACGACCTGGCGGACGATCCGCGGTTTGCCGAGAAGCTCAGCGCCATGAAATTGCTTCTGACCCAAGAGTTCGAAACCCAGGGCGACCGCGCGATGTTAAGTAAGCCGCTGAAGTAACCCTTCCCCCTTTGCCGAAAGCGACACGACCCCGAATGATGCGCCACGCTCTGCATGCACTCCTGGCTTTGCTCTTTGCTGTTCCACTTTCAGCGGGGAACCTCGATCCCGCTCGGCCGAACGTGATCGTGATCTACTACGACGACATGGGCTGGGGCGATATGGGGGCGAACGTGGCGAGCGAGTTCGCCGTGCCCGAAGGATCGAAGTATCTGGAGGCGGGCGCGAAGTCGTTGACGCCGTACCTCGACGCGTTGGCGGCGCAGGGGATGCGATTCACCAACGGGCACTCGGCCGACGGGGTGTGCACGCCGTCGCGGTACGCGTTGATGACCGGGCGTTACTGCTGGCGGACATGGCTCAAACGCGGTGTGACCGGGGGGTACAGCCCGTCGTTGATGCAACCGGACGAATTCACCGTCGGGAAGATGTTCCAGAAGCAGGGCTACCGCACCGCGATGGTCGGCAAGTGGCACATCGGCATGGAGTTTCAGGACCGCGAGGGCAACGCGGTGAAGATCCCGAAATACAGCGCCGAAGTGCTGGCCAAGGACCAGATCGATTTTTCTCGGCCGGTGCTGGACACGCCGATGCACACCTCGGGCTTCGACTACTTCTTCGGGACGTCCGCGTCACTGGACATGCCGCCCTACGCCTGGCTCGAGACTCGCGGCGATGACGTGCATCTGCTCGTTGACGGTGCGCTGGTGATCGAGGGCGAGGTCGATTTCACCCAAGGCCGAGTCGCGATGAACGCAGACCTGGATGAACGCAAGGGGCTGCGCGAAGAGATCCAGGCGTTTGCGCGGGACGGCGTGATCGATCCGACCTTTGTGTTTGCGGACTACCTGCAGATTCAGGCGGCGAAGGTGGCCGAGGTGATCGCCGAGCGTGAAGCCGACGGCCAGCCGTTTTTCATCTACGTGCCGATGCCCGCGCCGCACACGCCCCACACCGTGCAGCCCGAGTTCGTCGGCAGCGCTGGCTGGACCTACGGCGACTACGTCGTGCAGACCGACTACTACACGGGAAAGATTATCGAGGCGTTGGGCGATCCCGCGGACCCGAAGCGTTTGGCGGCGAACACGGTGGTGTTCGTGACCAGCGACAACGGGCCGGAGAACATCGCGTATCACTCGAGCCTGGAAAACAACCACGACGCAAACGGCCCGTACGCCGGCCGGAAGCGCGACAGCTACGAGGGCGGGACGCGGGTGCCGTTCGTGGTGCGCTGGCCGGGCGTGGCAGAGCCGGGGAGCGTGACGGACCACCTGTGCTGGCAGGGCGACATCATCCCGACGCTGGCGGAACACCTCGGCGTGGAGCTTGGGGAGCGTGAGGCGCCGGACGCCGAGAGCTTTCTGCCGGTGCTGCGGGGCCAAGCGATGCCCGAAGGACGACGCCAGGCGATCATCCAGCACTCCTCCCGCGGGCAGTTCGCCATCGTCGAGCACACCGGCCGATGGAAGCTCATCGATGGCACGGGCGGCGGGGGCAACAAGACCACCGGCGACGCCGACAACCAGGAAACGCTCGTGGCCGGAACCCTGCGTGGCGAGCCGAAACAGCTCTTTGACCTCAAGGCCGACCCCGGTGAGCGGGAGAATTTACTCAAAAATCCGTCGCCGAGCGTCCAAAAAACTGCAAAAGATTTATATAATCTTCTCAACCAGATCCGTGGCGACGCGGAATGGGGCACCGACGGCAGCAGTTGGCCGGACCGGTGAGGCACCGCTCGGGTGCCGACGTGTGACCCACGGTTTCTGTCCTGTCCGCATCCCAGAGGATCCCATGCCGATACGCTCCCGCCTGCTTGCCTGTCTGTGCGTTCTGTTGTTTTCGCTTAGCGCGGTCGCCGAGGATCGGCCCAACTTCATCGTCATCATGGCCGATGACCTGGGCTACAACGACGTCGGCTTCAACGGCTCGGAGGAAATCTTTACGCCCCGCCTCGACGAGCTCGCGGCCAACGGCGTGATCTTCAACAACGGCTACGTCACCCACGCCTACTGCGGCCCCTCCCGCGCGGGCCTGATCACCGGGCGTTACCAGGCCCGCTTCGGGGTCGAAGTCAACTTTACCAGCTCGCCTTTCGACATCCACCAGGGCCTGCCGCTCGAACAGAAAACCTTCGGCAACCGCATGCAGGCCGCGGGCTACCGCACCGGCATCATCGGCAAGTGGCACCTCGGCGCGTCCTACCCCTTCCACCCCAACAACCGCGGCTTCGACTACTTCTACGGCTTCCTCTCCGGCGGACACGACTACTTCCCCGACACCGTCACCTACATCCACCCGCTCATCCAGGAATCCGGCAAGAACGCGGGCAAGCCGCACTACAGCGCCAACGAAACCACCTACTGGCCGCTGATGCGCAACGAGAACGCGGCGGAGTTCGATGAATACCTCACCACCGCGCTCAGCCGCGACGCCGCTAAGTTTGTCAAAGAGAGCGACAAGCCCTTCTGCCTCTACCTTGCCTACAACGCCCCACACGGCCCGCTGCAGGCACCCAAAGAACTCATCGAAAAATACAACCACATCGAAGGCAAGAAACGCCGGGTCTACGCCGCGATGATCGACTCCATGGATTCTGGCATCGGCATGGTCGTCGATGCGCTCAAGGAATCAGGCAAGTACGAAAACACGCTGATCTTCTTCCTCTCGGACAACGGCGGCGTGCAGCCCAAGCCCGGCTACGAGGGCGAAGACTACGCAGACAACTCGCCCTACCGCGGCGGCAAGGGCAGCATGGTCGAGGGCGGCACCAACGTCCCCTTCATCGCCCACTGGCCCAAGGGCATCCCCGCGGGCACGGTCTACGACTACCCCGTCTCGGCGCTGGACATCACCGGCACCTTCGTGGCGCTGGGCGACGGCGACACCTCCGGCCCGCCGATCGAGGGCAAGAACTTGATCCCCTACATCACCGGCGAAAACACCGAGCCACCCCACGAAGCGATCTTCTTGCGCATGGTCGACGGCGTGAACTGGATGATCCGTACCCCCGAGGCCAAGCTGCTGCTCGAGCGCCCCTTCCAGGCGAAGGACGAAGGCAAGCCCGAACTGTACGACATGGTCAACGACCCCTACGAGACCAACAACATCATCGACGAGCAGCCCGAGCTGCGGGCCGAGCTAGCGAAACTATGGAATGATTGGAACAAAGACAACGTCGGCAACCGCTTCCTGCAAGCAGGAAACTACCAGAAAACCCGCCTGAAGTTCTACGAAGACCTCCAGAAAGAACAAGACGCCAAGGCCGCGAAGTACAAGCCCATCGTCGTCGAGTAATCAATTTTCATCCGCTATAAACAACACCGCCCCGGCTCTCCGCCGAGGCGGCTTTTCTTTGAAAGGTCTCGATGATGAATCGTCTGCACTGGTTGGCGTCATGCCTGCTTCTCTTTGCGTTAACCGCATCGGCCAGCGCCGATGACGCCCGTCCGAACCTGCTCGTAATCATGGCCGACGACCTGGGTTACGGCGACCTCGGCTTCACCGGAGCGCCCGACATCGAGACCCCGCGTCTCGACGCCCTGGCCGCCAACGGCGTCGAGTTCACCAACGGCTACGTCACCCACCCGTATTGCGGCCCATCGCGCTGCGGCTTCATCACCGGTCGCTACCAGGCCCGCTTCGGAGTGGATGTGAACTTCCCCAACTCGCCGTTCGACCGCCACATCGGCCTGCCCACCACCGAGACCACCTTCGCCACCCGCCTGCAGAAGGCCGGCTACCGCACCGGGCTCATCGGTAAGTGGCACCTCGGCACCGCCGCCCACTTCCACCCCAACCGCCGCGGATTCGACTACTTCTACGGCTTCCTCCACGGCGGCCACGACTACTTCCCCAAAGACGTCACCGAGGTCTACGAACTGCTCAAGAAAGACGGCACGACCAACCACCTGGCGGGCAACGACTACAAGAAAGCCATCCACCGCAACGACCAGGTCGCAACGTTCGACGAGTACCTCACCACCGCGCTCAGCCGCGACGCGGCGACCTTCGTGAAGGACAGCGACAAGCCGTTCTGCCTCTTCCTGTCCTACAACGCGCCGCACAGCCCACTGCAAGCACCCAAAGAGCTGATCGAGAAGTACAGCCACATCGAGCACCCCAAACGCCGGGTCTACGCCGCGATGATCGACTCGATGGATTCGGGCATCGGCATGGTGGTGGATGCCCTCGAAGAAGCGGGCAAGCTCGACAACACCTTGATCTTCTTCCTGTCGGACAACGGCGGCGTCACCCCGATGTTCCCCTGGTCGCCCAACGCCGACTGGCCGCGAAACGATCCGTACCGCGGCGGCAAGGTCGCGCTGCTCGAGGGCGGCATCCACGTGCCCTTCATCGCCCACTGGCCCAAAGGCCTACCGGCGGGCGTGACCTACGACCAGCCGGTGATCTCGCTCGACATCGCCGCGACGTTCGTCGCGCTCGGCGAGGGCGACACGCCCGGCAAGCCGATGGACGGGGTCAACCTGCTGCCCTTCGTCACCGGCCAAGCCGACGGCGTCCCGCACGAGGCCTTGTTCTGGCGCAAGTACAACGGCCAGCAATGGGCGATCCGCACGCCCACCGCGAAGTACCTCATGCCCACCCTCGGCCCGCGTCCCGAACTGTATTTGCTCGACAGCGACCCCTACGAAACCACCGATGTCCGCGACAACGAGCCCGAACTGCGGGCCAAGCTCTCGGAGATGTGGAATGCATGGAACGCCGAGAACCAGGCCGCCGTGTACCCCGAGGCCCACGAGTACCAGAAGATCCGGATGCAGATGTTTGAAGACCTCAACCAACGCCTCCGCGAAGAGGCGGAAGCGAAGCACCCCAAGGTGATCGACTAGCGCTCTTGATGTTTAGCGGGTGGCACGAAGTGCCCCGCGTCGATTCATCGTGACATTAGTGTCAACACGGTCGGTTATAAAACGCGGGACGCTGCGCGTCTCCCGCTAAACGCATGAGTCGATTTACAGCTCACGCACCCAGATGTTGCGGTAGCGTACGACTTGGCCGTGGTTCTGCAGGAAGAACGGGCGTTTGGCTTCATGGGGCTCGTAGGGGTGGGCTTTCTTGTGGCGGGTCGGGCCGAGGATTTCGGTGTGGTTCTGGACCAGGACGCCGTTGTGGAAGACCGTGACGTAGGCCGGGCTGACGAGCTTGTCGTCTTCAAAGACCGGGGCCTTGAAGATGATGTCGTAGGTCTGCCACTCGCCGGGCTTCTTAGCGGCGTTGACCAGCGCGGGCGTCTGGCCGTAGACCGCGGCGACCATGCCGTCGGCGTAGGAATCGTTTTCCCAGGCGTCCATGATCTGCACTTCGTACTTGCCCATGAGAAACACGCCGCTGTTGCCGCGCTGCTGCGCGTGGCCCTTGATCTCTTCGGGTGCGGCCCATTCGAGGTGCAGCTGCATGTCGCCGAACTTCCGACGCGTACTCATGCCGTGGGTCTTGGGGACGATTTCCATGTAGCCGTCCTGGATCTTCCACTGCACGTCGTTCTCGGCGTTGGCCCACCACTCGTCGGTGTTCGTGCCGTCGAAAAGCACAATCGCGTCGGAGGGCGGCTCCGCATTCGTGGCCCCGGGGGTGATCACCGGGGGCAGCGGGCGCTCGCGGTCGTGGACATGCCACCCGCTGGGCAACAGCGGCAGGGGCTCCTCAGCGACCTCGCCCGCACCCGCCGCCAACAGCCCGATCACCAAACACACGCTGAATTTCTTCATGGGTTGAACCTCGCTAAAGACACCAACAAAACAAACCTCTCCCGCCGCGTGGCGGAGCTCCAACATTCCCATGATAGAAAGTCGCCCGTCCCAGAGAAACAAGCAAAACGCAACCCCGGCAACCGCGATCGGCGGCCGCACGTGCGAAGCGTAATCAGTGCATCACATCAGCCCGAGCTTCAGACCAGGTTGAGCTCGGTCTTGCGGCCCGCCAGCGCCAGGTTTTCGTTCAACATGTTCTCATCCGCCATGTCGGAGATCACCGCGGAGAGGTTCGGGTTCTGCAACGCGGCGAGGTACGCTTTCTGGGCGATGCTCAGGTCTTCATCGGGGACCATCGCGTTGAGCTTGGCGATCCGCCACTCCAGGGCGTCGACGATCACCGGCCGGGCGACCTTCATCGCCACCACACCCATGCCCGCCTCCGCGGCCTGCTCGATGACCGGGTCCAACGCCAAGTGGTTCACGATGTTGTAGCCGATCATCGCGACGTCGTAGACGCCCGTGCCGACCGCGGCGGTGAGGTTGGCCCCGGCGTCGTTGTGCGCCGAGAACGCCAGCGACCGGGCTTTGCCCGATTTCTTGAGCTCGGCCATGCCTTCGAGCAGCGCCTCGTCGTCAAACGCCTCCGGCGACTCGACGCTGTGCGGGCAGAACAACACGTCGTAGTGATCGACCGTGGTTCGCTTCATGCTGGCTTCAAGGATCTCGTACATCTTGTCCTTGAACTGCTTCTTGCTGCCCGCGTTGTAGCCGAGCTGCTTCATCGCGTTCACACGATACGTGCCGTCGAACGGGCCTTCCTGCCCTTTGAAATAGTTGACGTGGTACCCGGGCCGGGTGTTGCCGCTCTCTTCGAGGAGGCGAGCCGCCAATTCGTCGATCTCGGTCTGCTTGCCATCGGCAAGCGTTTTGTATTTCTCGGTGTACATCCGGCGGACGTAGCCGTTGTAGTGCGAGAGCTTGGTCGTCAGAAAAAAGCGGTCGCGCTGGATGCCACGCTTGAGCAACGCGCCGATCGCCTTCTCGCCATCGCCTCCCCCGTACGCGGTCGCCTGGTCGAGGTAATTCAGCCCGCGGTCGAGGGCCGCCTCGTACAGATCGATCGTGTTCGGCTTCATCAGGTAGCCGCCGTAGACCACCTCCGACACCATAAACCCCGTCCGCCCCAACATGCGATAGGTCATATCGGGGTTCCGGTTACGCCACTCGGGCTCAGCGGCCGGAGCCGCCGGAGCTTTGACCTGCTCTTCATTCGCCGGGGATGTCTTGGTCGTGTCGGCGTGTGCCGCGGCCGTGGGCAAACCCAGCGCGGCCCCCACCGCCGTCGTGCTCTTGAGGAAGTTGCGGCGTGTGGTCCGTGTGGAAGTGGCGTCGGGGTTGGGCATGGCAGAATTACATCTAGGAGAAATAGAAGACGTCGCTTCGTCTGAAGATCAACCAGCGAAGCTTCAAGCAGACACGTCAAATCATATCAGCATCTCGAAGCGAAAAGCGGCCAGCCATTTTCGAAACACCGCCCCTTCCGGCGCATCGCTTCTACCGAACCAGACTTCCAACGGAGTCCCCCGGATCGGATAGCCATTGCATCGTTT
Protein-coding regions in this window:
- a CDS encoding sulfatase family protein, yielding MMRHALHALLALLFAVPLSAGNLDPARPNVIVIYYDDMGWGDMGANVASEFAVPEGSKYLEAGAKSLTPYLDALAAQGMRFTNGHSADGVCTPSRYALMTGRYCWRTWLKRGVTGGYSPSLMQPDEFTVGKMFQKQGYRTAMVGKWHIGMEFQDREGNAVKIPKYSAEVLAKDQIDFSRPVLDTPMHTSGFDYFFGTSASLDMPPYAWLETRGDDVHLLVDGALVIEGEVDFTQGRVAMNADLDERKGLREEIQAFARDGVIDPTFVFADYLQIQAAKVAEVIAEREADGQPFFIYVPMPAPHTPHTVQPEFVGSAGWTYGDYVVQTDYYTGKIIEALGDPADPKRLAANTVVFVTSDNGPENIAYHSSLENNHDANGPYAGRKRDSYEGGTRVPFVVRWPGVAEPGSVTDHLCWQGDIIPTLAEHLGVELGEREAPDAESFLPVLRGQAMPEGRRQAIIQHSSRGQFAIVEHTGRWKLIDGTGGGGNKTTGDADNQETLVAGTLRGEPKQLFDLKADPGERENLLKNPSPSVQKTAKDLYNLLNQIRGDAEWGTDGSSWPDR
- a CDS encoding sulfatase family protein; protein product: MPIRSRLLACLCVLLFSLSAVAEDRPNFIVIMADDLGYNDVGFNGSEEIFTPRLDELAANGVIFNNGYVTHAYCGPSRAGLITGRYQARFGVEVNFTSSPFDIHQGLPLEQKTFGNRMQAAGYRTGIIGKWHLGASYPFHPNNRGFDYFYGFLSGGHDYFPDTVTYIHPLIQESGKNAGKPHYSANETTYWPLMRNENAAEFDEYLTTALSRDAAKFVKESDKPFCLYLAYNAPHGPLQAPKELIEKYNHIEGKKRRVYAAMIDSMDSGIGMVVDALKESGKYENTLIFFLSDNGGVQPKPGYEGEDYADNSPYRGGKGSMVEGGTNVPFIAHWPKGIPAGTVYDYPVSALDITGTFVALGDGDTSGPPIEGKNLIPYITGENTEPPHEAIFLRMVDGVNWMIRTPEAKLLLERPFQAKDEGKPELYDMVNDPYETNNIIDEQPELRAELAKLWNDWNKDNVGNRFLQAGNYQKTRLKFYEDLQKEQDAKAAKYKPIVVE
- a CDS encoding sulfatase family protein, producing the protein MMNRLHWLASCLLLFALTASASADDARPNLLVIMADDLGYGDLGFTGAPDIETPRLDALAANGVEFTNGYVTHPYCGPSRCGFITGRYQARFGVDVNFPNSPFDRHIGLPTTETTFATRLQKAGYRTGLIGKWHLGTAAHFHPNRRGFDYFYGFLHGGHDYFPKDVTEVYELLKKDGTTNHLAGNDYKKAIHRNDQVATFDEYLTTALSRDAATFVKDSDKPFCLFLSYNAPHSPLQAPKELIEKYSHIEHPKRRVYAAMIDSMDSGIGMVVDALEEAGKLDNTLIFFLSDNGGVTPMFPWSPNADWPRNDPYRGGKVALLEGGIHVPFIAHWPKGLPAGVTYDQPVISLDIAATFVALGEGDTPGKPMDGVNLLPFVTGQADGVPHEALFWRKYNGQQWAIRTPTAKYLMPTLGPRPELYLLDSDPYETTDVRDNEPELRAKLSEMWNAWNAENQAAVYPEAHEYQKIRMQMFEDLNQRLREEAEAKHPKVID
- a CDS encoding 3-keto-disaccharide hydrolase, with translation MKKFSVCLVIGLLAAGAGEVAEEPLPLLPSGWHVHDRERPLPPVITPGATNAEPPSDAIVLFDGTNTDEWWANAENDVQWKIQDGYMEIVPKTHGMSTRRKFGDMQLHLEWAAPEEIKGHAQQRGNSGVFLMGKYEVQIMDAWENDSYADGMVAAVYGQTPALVNAAKKPGEWQTYDIIFKAPVFEDDKLVSPAYVTVFHNGVLVQNHTEILGPTRHKKAHPYEPHEAKRPFFLQNHGQVVRYRNIWVREL
- a CDS encoding aldo/keto reductase, producing the protein MPNPDATSTRTTRRNFLKSTTAVGAALGLPTAAAHADTTKTSPANEEQVKAPAAPAAEPEWRNRNPDMTYRMLGRTGFMVSEVVYGGYLMKPNTIDLYEAALDRGLNYLDQATAYGGGDGEKAIGALLKRGIQRDRFFLTTKLSHYNGYVRRMYTEKYKTLADGKQTEIDELAARLLEESGNTRPGYHVNYFKGQEGPFDGTYRVNAMKQLGYNAGSKKQFKDKMYEILEASMKRTTVDHYDVLFCPHSVESPEAFDDEALLEGMAELKKSGKARSLAFSAHNDAGANLTAAVGTGVYDVAMIGYNIVNHLALDPVIEQAAEAGMGVVAMKVARPVIVDALEWRIAKLNAMVPDEDLSIAQKAYLAALQNPNLSAVISDMADENMLNENLALAGRKTELNLV